In Streptomyces sp. TS71-3, the following proteins share a genomic window:
- the rpsF gene encoding 30S ribosomal protein S6, translating to MRHYEVMVILDPDLEERAVSPLIESFLSVVREGNGKVEKVDTWGRRRLSYEINKKPEGIYSVIDLQAEPGIVKELDRQMNLNESVLRTKVLRPETH from the coding sequence ATGCGTCATTACGAGGTGATGGTCATCCTCGACCCCGATCTGGAGGAGCGCGCTGTCTCCCCGCTGATCGAGAGCTTCCTCTCCGTCGTCCGTGAGGGCAACGGCAAGGTCGAGAAGGTCGACACCTGGGGCCGTCGTCGTCTCTCCTACGAGATCAACAAGAAGCCCGAGGGCATCTACTCGGTCATCGACCTGCAGGCCGAGCCCGGGATCGTCAAGGAGCTCGACCGCCAGATGAACCTTAACGAGTCGGTCCTCCGGACCAAGGTGCTCCGTCCCGAGACCCACTGA
- the femX gene encoding peptidoglycan bridge formation glycyltransferase FemX yields the protein MSLTLRTISREQHLAYIQSLPAASHMQVPAWADVKAEWRSESLGWFDGRSGELVGAGLVLYRQLPKIKRYLAYLPEGPVINWFAPNLDEWLRPMLAHLKQQGAFSVKMGPPVVIRRWDAASIKKGIQDPDVKRLRDIEADVIEARAFEVADRLRRMGWQQGEDGGAGFGDVQPRYVFQVPLANRSLEEVHKNFNQLWRRNIKKAEKAGVEVVQGGYDDLPEWQRLYEITAVRDRFRPRPLGYFQRMWQALNSEDPNRMRLYFARHNGVNLSAATMLVVGGHVWYSYGASDNIGREVRPSNAMQWRMLRDSYALGATVYDLRGISDSLDESDHLFGLIQFKVGTGGQAAEYLGEWDFPLNKLLHKALDIYMSRR from the coding sequence ATGAGCCTGACCTTGAGGACCATCAGTCGTGAGCAGCATCTGGCGTACATCCAGAGTCTGCCCGCGGCCAGTCACATGCAGGTCCCGGCCTGGGCCGACGTGAAAGCGGAGTGGCGCTCCGAGAGCCTGGGGTGGTTCGACGGCAGATCCGGCGAGCTGGTCGGGGCCGGCCTGGTGCTGTACCGGCAGCTGCCGAAGATCAAGCGGTACCTCGCCTACCTGCCCGAGGGCCCGGTGATCAACTGGTTCGCGCCGAACCTCGACGAGTGGCTGCGTCCGATGCTGGCGCACCTCAAGCAGCAGGGTGCCTTCTCGGTGAAGATGGGTCCGCCCGTGGTGATCAGGCGCTGGGACGCCGCCTCGATCAAGAAGGGCATACAGGACCCGGACGTGAAGCGGCTGCGGGACATCGAGGCCGACGTCATAGAGGCCCGCGCCTTCGAGGTCGCCGACCGGCTGCGCCGCATGGGCTGGCAGCAGGGCGAGGACGGCGGCGCCGGCTTCGGCGACGTCCAGCCGCGCTACGTCTTCCAGGTGCCGCTGGCCAACCGCTCCCTGGAAGAGGTCCACAAGAACTTCAACCAGCTCTGGCGGCGGAACATCAAGAAGGCCGAGAAGGCGGGCGTCGAGGTCGTCCAGGGCGGCTACGACGACCTGCCCGAGTGGCAGCGGCTCTACGAGATCACGGCCGTGCGGGACCGCTTCCGTCCCCGGCCGCTCGGTTACTTCCAGCGGATGTGGCAGGCCCTGAACTCCGAGGACCCCAACCGCATGCGGCTGTACTTCGCCCGGCACAACGGCGTGAACCTCTCCGCCGCGACCATGCTGGTCGTGGGCGGGCACGTCTGGTACTCGTACGGCGCCTCGGACAACATCGGCCGCGAGGTCCGCCCGTCCAACGCGATGCAGTGGCGGATGCTGCGGGACTCCTACGCGCTCGGGGCCACCGTGTACGACCTGAGGGGGATCAGCGACTCGCTGGACGAGTCGGACCATCTCTTCGGCCTGATCCAGTTCAAGGTCGGAACCGGTGGGCAGGCTGCCGAGTACCTCGGCGAATGGGACTTCCCTCTCAACAAACTGCTGCACAAGGCGCTCGACATATACATGTCGCGCCGCTGA
- a CDS encoding alanine racemase, translating into MALTLYVDTARWRAHQKHVLEQFPGLVPVCKGNGYGFGHERLAEEATRFGSDVLAVGTTYEAAQIKDYFSGDLLVLTPFRRGEEPVPLPDRVIRSVSSVDGVHGLVGARVVIEVMSSMKRHGVSERDLPLLHAAIEDVRLEGFAIHLPLDRTDGSDAVEEVIGWMDRLRTARLPLHTMFVSHLGAMEQARLQQQFPQTRFRARIGTRLWLGDHNATEYRGAVLDVTRVAKGDRFGYRQQRAAADGFLVVVAGGTSHGVGLEAPKALNGVMPRAKGVARAGLATVNRNLSPFVWAGKQRWFAEPPHMQVSILFVPTDGSPEPKVGDELVAHLRHTTTQFDRLVDR; encoded by the coding sequence ATGGCGCTCACGCTGTACGTCGACACCGCGCGCTGGCGGGCACATCAGAAGCATGTGCTGGAGCAGTTCCCGGGGCTCGTCCCGGTCTGCAAGGGCAACGGCTACGGATTCGGTCACGAACGCCTCGCGGAGGAGGCGACCCGTTTCGGCTCGGACGTCCTCGCCGTCGGCACCACCTACGAGGCCGCTCAGATCAAGGACTACTTCAGCGGTGACCTGCTGGTCCTGACCCCGTTCCGGCGCGGTGAGGAGCCGGTGCCGCTGCCCGACCGGGTGATCAGGTCCGTCTCGTCGGTCGACGGGGTCCACGGCCTCGTGGGCGCCCGCGTCGTCATCGAGGTCATGTCGTCGATGAAGCGGCACGGCGTGAGCGAGCGCGATCTGCCGCTGCTGCACGCCGCCATCGAGGACGTGCGGCTGGAGGGCTTCGCCATCCACCTGCCCCTGGACCGCACCGACGGCTCGGACGCCGTCGAAGAGGTCATCGGCTGGATGGACCGGCTGCGGACCGCCCGGCTGCCGCTGCACACCATGTTCGTCAGCCACCTGGGGGCGATGGAGCAGGCCCGCCTCCAGCAGCAGTTCCCGCAGACCCGCTTCCGTGCCCGGATCGGCACGCGGCTCTGGCTGGGCGACCACAACGCCACCGAGTACCGCGGCGCCGTCCTGGACGTCACCCGGGTCGCCAAGGGCGACCGGTTCGGCTACCGGCAGCAGAGGGCCGCCGCGGACGGCTTCCTGGTGGTCGTCGCGGGCGGAACGTCGCACGGGGTGGGCCTGGAGGCCCCCAAGGCCCTGAACGGCGTGATGCCGCGCGCCAAGGGCGTCGCGCGTGCCGGCCTGGCGACGGTCAACCGGAACCTCTCCCCGTTCGTCTGGGCGGGCAAGCAGCGCTGGTTCGCGGAGCCGCCGCACATGCAGGTGTCCATCCTCTTCGTGCCGACCGACGGCTCCCCCGAGCCCAAGGTGGGCGATGAGCTGGTGGCCCACCTGCGGCACACCACGACGCAGTTCGACCGCCTGGTCGACCGCTAG
- a CDS encoding glycosyltransferase family 87 protein, whose translation MGGMPSAEMMPTSPVDPVDPAVVGPTREDEVAAVGSELIGGPLGRRALLGTSWWTPVRVIALVMLGMFALGMVQKFPCYDSAWFFGASSQYTHACYSDVPHLFQGRGFADGLVPYFDRLPGDMDYLEYPVLTGVFMEVASWLTPGGGAMQHREQVYWLVNSGMLMICAAFVAVCVTRTHRRRPWDGLLVALAPAFALTATINWDLLAVALTAGAMLMWARERSLAFGVLLGLATAAKLYPVLLLGPLLLLCWRAGAWRQFRNAFMGTVVAWLAVNLPVLLLAPEGWAKFYTFSQERGVDFGSFWLILTQQMTNPPDTAMVNTLAMVLMGAACVGIAVLVFTAPRRPRFAQLAFLVVAAFVLTNKVYSPQYVLWLIPLAALARPRWRDFLIWQACETAYFLGIWMYLAYTTSGDKHRGLPMDGYHLAIAVHLLGTLYLCALVVRDALLPERDPVRRSGDDDPSGGVLDGAKDAFVLGQAAHPPRHAAHAARRGPQVHWGVEAPGAAQARPGE comes from the coding sequence ATGGGCGGCATGCCCAGTGCAGAGATGATGCCCACGAGCCCGGTGGATCCGGTGGATCCGGCGGTGGTAGGGCCCACCAGGGAGGACGAGGTCGCCGCGGTCGGCAGTGAGCTGATCGGTGGCCCGCTGGGGCGCCGGGCGCTCCTGGGGACGTCCTGGTGGACTCCGGTGCGGGTCATCGCGCTCGTCATGCTCGGGATGTTCGCGCTGGGCATGGTGCAGAAGTTCCCGTGCTACGACAGCGCCTGGTTCTTCGGAGCGAGCTCCCAGTACACCCACGCCTGCTACTCCGACGTCCCCCATCTCTTCCAGGGCCGGGGCTTCGCGGACGGTCTCGTGCCGTACTTCGACCGGCTGCCGGGAGACATGGATTACCTGGAGTATCCAGTCCTGACCGGCGTGTTTATGGAGGTCGCCTCCTGGCTGACACCGGGCGGCGGCGCCATGCAGCACCGGGAGCAGGTGTACTGGCTGGTCAACTCCGGGATGCTGATGATCTGCGCGGCCTTCGTCGCCGTCTGCGTCACCCGCACCCACCGCCGCCGGCCCTGGGACGGCCTGCTGGTCGCCCTCGCGCCGGCCTTCGCGCTCACCGCCACCATCAACTGGGACCTGCTGGCCGTGGCCCTCACGGCCGGCGCCATGCTGATGTGGGCGCGTGAGCGCTCGCTCGCGTTCGGTGTGCTGCTGGGCCTGGCGACCGCCGCCAAGCTCTACCCCGTGCTGCTGCTGGGCCCGCTGCTCCTGCTCTGCTGGCGTGCGGGCGCCTGGCGCCAGTTCCGGAACGCGTTCATGGGCACGGTCGTGGCCTGGCTGGCGGTGAACCTGCCGGTGCTGCTCCTCGCCCCGGAGGGCTGGGCGAAGTTCTACACGTTCAGCCAGGAGCGGGGCGTGGACTTCGGCTCCTTCTGGCTGATCCTCACGCAGCAGATGACCAACCCGCCGGACACCGCCATGGTCAACACCCTCGCCATGGTCCTGATGGGGGCTGCCTGCGTGGGCATCGCCGTCCTGGTCTTCACCGCGCCGCGCCGGCCGCGCTTCGCCCAGCTGGCCTTCCTGGTGGTGGCCGCGTTCGTGCTCACCAACAAGGTCTACTCGCCGCAGTACGTGCTGTGGCTGATCCCCCTGGCGGCCCTCGCCCGGCCGCGCTGGCGTGACTTCCTGATCTGGCAGGCCTGCGAGACGGCGTACTTCCTGGGGATCTGGATGTACCTCGCCTACACGACCAGCGGGGACAAGCACCGCGGCCTGCCGATGGACGGGTACCACCTGGCCATCGCCGTGCACCTGCTGGGCACGCTCTACCTGTGCGCTCTGGTGGTGCGCGATGCGCTGCTTCCGGAACGGGACCCGGTGCGCCGCTCCGGCGACGACGATCCCTCGGGCGGAGTGCTGGACGGCGCCAAGGACGCCTTCGTGCTGGGCCAGGCGGCCCACCCGCCCCGGCACGCGGCGCATGCTGCCCGGCGGGGTCCGCAGGTGCACTGGGGAGTGGAGGCACCGGGGGCCGCTCAGGCCCGTCCCGGGGAGTGA
- a CDS encoding transglycosylase domain-containing protein, which produces MSEHRRKSPQSGGGGRAAARRGTSATPPGRRSAPRGSGTPSDSYDSYGSPSEGAGGEPPYQGRAAARRAAQRGGRRRAPDGGGRGGHGGRGHRGGGPGGPGGPGRGGPPPKKRFIDYPRAGKYGWGRWVPSWRLVSGMFITFFGGILVAAGLAYAMVGVPNEATSAKAQNNVYYWADGSEMVATGGGANRQIIKYEDIPEAMRWAVISAENKTFWTDKGVDPMGITRAFVNMAKGGETQGGSTITQQYVKNARLDDQAQTFTRKFKELFISIKVGAQVPKTEILSGYLNTAYYGRGAYGIQAAAHAYFNTDASKLNPSQCAFLAALLKGATYYDPAGNTNYDPAATPQANRARAEQRWSWILDQEVKYDHMTATERAKWTKFPEVKDPHSNGQLGGQIGYLVDLANGYAVNTANIPESNLQRGGYQIYTTFDKKKVDELKNSVDKVRKSKIDPKKRPDTDTHVQFGGASVDPSTGAIEAIYGGEDATKHFTNNADQTGAQVGSTWKPFVLAAALRDGVRDPKGPEDQGDDERTVLSPKSEFSGKNKLKIKQYDGSYWTDDKGKEWLQTNDGNESYGKKPDYKISLREAMQFSVNSPYVQLGMDVGLDKVKQAALDAGILDGSLASYGFPSFSIGTSDPSAIRMAGAYGTFAEHGQQRDPYSVKSIKHEGDVTYRHKDKVNQPFTPQVADNITDVLKNVVDHGTGTAAKLTGRDVAGKTGTTDGNKSAWFVGYTPQLSTAISMYRLDDNEKSKKREFLEMFGTGGEEKIHGASFPAQIWHDYMTEALAGTQPVPFTKPQPIGEVVGTPSPSPTPSDSASPSDTPTPSPTDSGPSGSPSPSDSGQSCGPWFPCDGGTGNGGATNGGTTNGGTTDGGTTTGNTGGTDTGGTNGGGNGANGGTDDGGLFGGPTGGRKP; this is translated from the coding sequence ATGAGCGAGCACCGTCGCAAATCGCCGCAGTCCGGAGGTGGCGGACGTGCCGCGGCCCGCCGTGGTACCTCTGCGACCCCGCCGGGTCGCCGGTCCGCCCCCCGAGGCTCCGGTACACCTTCCGACTCATACGACTCTTATGGCTCACCCAGCGAGGGAGCCGGTGGTGAGCCGCCTTATCAGGGCCGAGCCGCGGCCCGCCGGGCCGCACAGCGCGGCGGCAGGCGCCGAGCGCCCGACGGCGGAGGCCGTGGTGGCCACGGCGGCCGCGGCCACCGGGGCGGAGGTCCCGGCGGCCCGGGCGGCCCCGGCAGGGGCGGCCCCCCGCCCAAGAAGCGGTTCATCGACTATCCACGCGCCGGCAAGTACGGCTGGGGTCGCTGGGTGCCGTCCTGGCGCCTGGTGAGCGGGATGTTCATCACCTTCTTCGGTGGCATCCTCGTGGCTGCCGGCCTCGCGTACGCGATGGTGGGCGTGCCCAACGAGGCCACGTCCGCGAAGGCCCAGAACAACGTGTACTACTGGGCGGACGGCAGCGAGATGGTCGCCACGGGCGGTGGAGCCAACCGCCAGATCATCAAGTACGAGGACATCCCGGAGGCCATGCGCTGGGCCGTCATCTCCGCCGAGAACAAGACGTTCTGGACGGACAAGGGCGTCGACCCGATGGGCATCACCCGGGCCTTCGTCAACATGGCCAAGGGCGGTGAGACCCAGGGCGGTTCCACCATCACCCAGCAGTACGTGAAGAACGCCCGGCTCGACGACCAGGCCCAGACCTTCACCCGTAAGTTCAAGGAACTCTTCATCTCGATCAAGGTCGGCGCCCAGGTGCCCAAGACCGAGATCCTGTCGGGTTACCTGAACACGGCGTACTACGGCCGCGGTGCCTACGGCATCCAGGCCGCCGCCCACGCGTACTTCAACACGGATGCGTCCAAGCTCAACCCGAGCCAGTGCGCTTTCCTTGCGGCCCTCCTCAAGGGCGCCACGTACTACGACCCGGCGGGCAACACGAACTACGACCCGGCCGCCACGCCCCAGGCGAACAGGGCGCGGGCCGAGCAGCGTTGGAGCTGGATCCTTGACCAGGAGGTCAAGTACGACCACATGACCGCCACCGAGCGCGCCAAGTGGACCAAGTTCCCCGAGGTCAAGGACCCGCACTCCAACGGCCAGCTCGGCGGGCAGATCGGTTACCTGGTCGACCTCGCCAACGGATACGCCGTCAACACGGCCAACATCCCGGAGTCGAACCTCCAGCGCGGCGGCTACCAGATCTACACGACCTTCGACAAGAAGAAGGTCGACGAGCTGAAGAACTCGGTGGACAAGGTCCGCAAGTCGAAGATCGACCCCAAGAAGCGCCCGGACACCGACACGCACGTGCAGTTCGGCGGCGCCTCGGTCGACCCGAGCACGGGAGCCATCGAGGCCATCTACGGCGGTGAGGACGCCACCAAGCACTTCACCAACAACGCCGACCAGACGGGTGCTCAGGTCGGTTCGACCTGGAAGCCGTTCGTCCTGGCCGCCGCCTTGCGGGACGGCGTACGGGATCCCAAGGGCCCCGAGGATCAAGGCGACGACGAACGCACCGTCCTCTCGCCGAAGAGCGAGTTCAGTGGAAAGAACAAGCTCAAGATCAAGCAGTACGACGGGTCCTACTGGACGGACGACAAGGGCAAGGAGTGGCTCCAGACCAACGACGGCAACGAGTCGTACGGAAAGAAGCCGGACTACAAGATCAGCCTCCGCGAGGCGATGCAGTTCTCGGTGAACTCGCCCTACGTGCAGCTCGGTATGGACGTCGGTCTGGACAAGGTCAAGCAGGCGGCGCTCGACGCGGGCATCCTCGACGGCAGTCTCGCCAGCTACGGCTTCCCCTCGTTCTCGATCGGCACCTCCGACCCCAGCGCCATCCGCATGGCGGGCGCCTACGGGACGTTCGCGGAGCACGGCCAGCAGCGCGATCCGTACTCGGTCAAGTCGATCAAGCACGAGGGCGACGTCACCTACCGGCACAAGGACAAGGTCAATCAGCCCTTCACGCCGCAGGTTGCCGACAACATCACCGATGTGCTGAAGAACGTCGTCGACCACGGCACCGGTACCGCCGCCAAGCTGACGGGCCGCGATGTGGCGGGCAAGACGGGTACCACGGACGGCAACAAGTCCGCCTGGTTCGTCGGGTACACCCCGCAGCTGTCCACGGCGATCTCCATGTACCGCCTCGACGACAACGAGAAGAGCAAGAAGCGCGAGTTCCTGGAGATGTTCGGCACCGGTGGCGAGGAGAAGATCCACGGTGCCTCGTTCCCGGCGCAGATCTGGCACGACTACATGACCGAGGCGCTCGCGGGTACCCAGCCCGTACCCTTCACCAAGCCGCAGCCCATCGGTGAGGTCGTGGGGACGCCGTCGCCGTCGCCGACGCCGTCCGACAGTGCCAGCCCGAGTGACACGCCCACGCCCAGCCCGACCGACTCCGGTCCGTCCGGCAGCCCCAGCCCCTCGGACTCCGGTCAGAGCTGTGGTCCCTGGTTCCCCTGTGACGGCGGAACGGGCAACGGAGGCGCCACCAACGGAGGCACCACGAACGGTGGAACCACCGATGGGGGAACCACAACCGGTAACACCGGAGGCACCGATACCGGCGGTACCAACGGGGGCGGAAACGGCGCCAACGGTGGCACCGACGACGGAGGACTCTTCGGAGGGCCGACGGGTGGTCGCAAGCCATGA
- a CDS encoding PadR family transcriptional regulator, protein MSRRSGILEFAILGLLRESPMHGYELRKRLNTSLGVFRAFSYGSLYPCLKTLVGQGWLIEEPGSTAQDPLAAPLAGRRAKIVYRLTAEGKEHFEELLSQTGPDAYEDEHFAARFAFFGQTSRDVRMRVLEGRRGRLEERLEKMRASLSRTRERLDSYTLELQRHGMESVEREVRWLNELIESERAGRNQRQQDEDAAPTATGGTAQQDTSGPSGGLPRSGETRPDPSDDSTK, encoded by the coding sequence ATGAGCCGGCGCTCAGGCATCCTCGAGTTCGCCATCCTCGGCCTGCTCCGCGAGTCCCCGATGCACGGCTACGAGCTGCGTAAACGGCTCAATACGTCGCTGGGGGTGTTCCGCGCCTTCAGCTACGGGTCGCTCTACCCCTGCCTGAAGACTCTGGTCGGCCAGGGCTGGCTGATCGAGGAACCGGGCAGTACGGCGCAGGATCCCCTCGCCGCTCCTCTCGCGGGCCGCCGGGCCAAGATCGTCTACCGGCTGACCGCCGAGGGCAAGGAGCACTTCGAGGAGCTGCTCTCGCAGACCGGCCCGGACGCTTATGAGGACGAGCACTTCGCCGCCCGTTTCGCCTTCTTCGGACAGACGTCACGGGATGTGCGCATGCGTGTACTGGAGGGCCGCCGCGGACGGCTGGAGGAGCGCCTGGAGAAGATGCGCGCCTCCCTGTCCCGCACCAGGGAGCGCCTCGACAGCTACACGCTGGAGTTGCAGCGACACGGAATGGAGTCCGTGGAGCGCGAGGTGCGCTGGCTGAATGAGCTGATCGAGAGCGAACGAGCGGGCCGGAACCAGCGGCAGCAGGATGAAGATGCCGCCCCGACCGCCACGGGGGGCACCGCTCAGCAGGACACATCGGGGCCATCGGGCGGCCTGCCCCGGTCCGGGGAGACCCGGCCGGATCCGTCCGACGACTCCACCAAGTAA
- a CDS encoding inositol-3-phosphate synthase yields the protein MGSVRVAIVGVGNCAASLVQGVEYYKDADPKAKVPGLMHVQFGDYHISDIEFVAAFDIDAKKVGLDLSDAIGASENNTIKIADVPTTGVSVQRGHTLDGLGKYYRETIEESPEAPVDIVQVLRDKQVDVLVCYLPVGSEDAAKFYAQCAIDAKVAFVNALPVFIAGTKEWADRFTEAGVPIVGDDIKSQVGATITHRVLAKLFEDRGVILDRTMQLNVGGNMDFKNMLERERLESKKISKTQSVTSQIRDRELGADNVHIGPSDYVAWLDDRKWAYVRLEGRAFGDVPLNLEYKLEVWDSPNSAGVIIDALRAAKIAKDRGIGGPVLSASSYFMKSPPVQYFDDEARENVEKFIRGEVER from the coding sequence ATGGGTTCGGTTCGTGTAGCCATCGTAGGCGTGGGCAACTGCGCCGCATCGCTGGTCCAGGGAGTCGAGTACTACAAGGACGCAGACCCGAAAGCCAAGGTGCCGGGCCTGATGCACGTCCAGTTCGGCGACTACCACATCAGCGACATCGAGTTCGTCGCGGCTTTCGACATCGACGCCAAGAAGGTCGGTCTCGACCTCTCCGACGCCATCGGGGCCAGCGAGAACAACACCATCAAGATCGCTGACGTGCCCACCACCGGGGTGTCGGTGCAGCGCGGCCACACGCTCGACGGCCTCGGCAAGTACTACCGCGAGACCATCGAGGAGTCGCCGGAGGCTCCGGTCGACATCGTCCAGGTCCTCAGGGACAAGCAGGTCGACGTCCTCGTCTGCTACCTCCCCGTCGGTTCCGAGGACGCCGCGAAGTTCTACGCACAGTGCGCCATCGACGCCAAGGTCGCCTTCGTGAACGCCCTGCCGGTCTTCATCGCCGGCACGAAGGAGTGGGCGGACAGGTTCACCGAGGCCGGCGTGCCGATCGTCGGTGACGACATCAAGTCCCAGGTCGGCGCCACCATCACGCACCGCGTCCTGGCCAAGCTCTTCGAGGACCGCGGCGTCATCCTGGACCGCACGATGCAGCTCAACGTCGGCGGCAACATGGACTTCAAGAACATGCTGGAGCGCGAGCGCCTGGAGTCCAAGAAGATCTCCAAGACGCAGTCCGTCACCTCCCAGATCCGCGACCGCGAACTCGGCGCCGACAACGTCCACATCGGCCCGTCCGACTACGTGGCCTGGCTCGACGACCGCAAGTGGGCCTACGTCCGCCTGGAGGGCCGCGCCTTCGGCGACGTCCCGCTGAACCTGGAGTACAAGCTCGAGGTCTGGGACTCCCCGAACTCCGCGGGCGTCATCATCGACGCCCTGCGCGCCGCCAAGATCGCCAAGGACCGCGGCATCGGCGGCCCCGTCCTCTCCGCCTCCTCGTACTTCATGAAGTCCCCGCCGGTGCAGTACTTCGACGACGAGGCCCGCGAGAACGTCGAGAAGTTCATCAGGGGCGAGGTCGAGCGCTGA
- a CDS encoding MFS transporter encodes MALVGDLRVLLRFPDFRRLLAVRLLSQGADGVYQVGLAAYVVFSPEKETSAGAIASAMAVLLLPYSLVGPFAGVLLDRLQRRQVFLYGNLLRALLALATAALVAGTAPGWLFYVSALAVTAVNRFVLAGLSAALPHVVDAERLVLANSLSPTAGTLAATLGGGLAFVVRLAGPDESGPASVVTLSAALYLASALTALRIGRALLGPDADAARPGLGAALLGTARGLAAGVRHLAAPRRRRAARALLAMTLMRFCYGALTVMVLMLCRYAWPSGDTGVAGRVGGLALLGLAVSLSGAGFFAAAVLTPVAVARLGAGGWIIACSGAATLLVPPLGLPFAPVPLLVAAFILGLITQGAKISTDTVVQSSVDDRFRGRIFSVYDVLFNVAFVGAAGVAALILPPDGRSTALVVTVTAIYGATTLAMARFDGR; translated from the coding sequence ATGGCCCTCGTCGGCGACCTGCGCGTCCTGCTGCGCTTCCCGGACTTCCGGCGGCTCCTCGCCGTACGGCTGCTCTCCCAAGGGGCCGACGGCGTCTACCAGGTGGGGCTGGCGGCCTACGTGGTCTTCTCCCCGGAGAAGGAGACCTCGGCAGGCGCCATCGCCTCCGCCATGGCCGTCCTACTCCTGCCGTACTCGCTCGTCGGCCCCTTCGCCGGGGTCCTCCTGGACCGGCTCCAGCGGCGGCAGGTCTTCCTGTACGGCAATCTCCTGCGTGCCCTGCTGGCTCTGGCCACCGCCGCGCTGGTGGCGGGCACCGCCCCGGGTTGGCTCTTCTACGTCTCCGCGCTCGCCGTGACTGCCGTGAACCGCTTCGTCCTGGCCGGCCTCTCCGCGGCGCTGCCCCACGTCGTCGACGCCGAGCGGCTGGTGCTGGCCAACTCCCTTTCCCCCACGGCCGGAACGCTCGCCGCGACCCTCGGCGGCGGGCTGGCCTTCGTGGTCCGCCTGGCGGGCCCCGACGAGAGCGGACCCGCATCGGTCGTGACGCTCTCGGCAGCCCTCTACCTCGCCTCGGCGCTGACCGCGCTCCGAATAGGCCGGGCCCTGCTGGGCCCTGACGCCGATGCCGCCCGCCCCGGGCTCGGCGCCGCGCTGTTGGGCACCGCGCGCGGCCTCGCCGCGGGCGTCCGGCATCTGGCGGCTCCGCGGCGGAGGCGGGCGGCGCGGGCGCTCCTGGCGATGACGCTGATGCGGTTCTGCTACGGCGCCCTGACGGTGATGGTGCTGATGCTCTGCCGCTACGCATGGCCGTCCGGCGATACGGGGGTGGCCGGACGGGTCGGCGGGCTGGCACTGCTGGGGCTCGCGGTGAGTCTCTCGGGGGCCGGTTTCTTCGCCGCGGCCGTGCTGACACCCGTTGCCGTGGCCCGGTTGGGCGCCGGCGGATGGATCATCGCCTGTTCGGGCGCGGCCACCCTCCTGGTGCCGCCACTCGGCCTGCCCTTCGCCCCCGTGCCGCTCCTCGTCGCCGCCTTCATCCTCGGACTGATCACCCAGGGCGCGAAGATCTCCACGGACACCGTGGTGCAGTCCTCGGTCGACGACCGCTTCCGCGGCCGGATCTTCTCCGTATACGACGTGCTCTTCAACGTCGCCTTCGTGGGTGCCGCGGGAGTCGCCGCGTTGATCCTGCCGCCCGACGGCCGGTCCACGGCTCTGGTCGTCACGGTCACCGCAATCTACGGGGCAACAACCCTGGCAATGGCTCGGTTTGACGGACGGTGA